The Candidatus Dependentiae bacterium genome segment ATCTATAGATTCTTTTGTATAGAAACTTAAATGTATTCCTTGATCAAGCAAGCTGATAATAAATGACAATATATCGGTACTACCAAGTTCAAGTGCTTTATTTACATACAAAGTTACCTTGTCTTCAGTATAGTAGTTATTAGCCATCATGTAGACATAGGCAAGCAAATGAGCAGCTTGAGCGCTACCTTTATCTACTAACAATTCTAAATGCTTAAATAATCCTATTTTTGATAAGCACCTATTTTGTTTAATGCTTTGCTTATAAAGATCCTCAAAGTAATCTATAAGGCTCTCAAAAGTAGGTATTCTTGGATAATAGCCACGTACAGCCAAAGACACTATATAACAGCGGGCTGCAAATGAATGTTGAGAGATCTGTTCTATATGAGTGTAAAATTCTTTTAAAGCTAGAGGATCGTTATGAGCAGTAATTTCTGTAAGAATTTTTTCATAGCATTCTACAGCCTTTGTTAAATTTACTTTATCTTTAGTATTTTTTAAAAGCGATTCTGCTAGCATAAAAAGCTCAGTTGAACTTTCAGGATTTTTACCTAATAATTTTAAGCTACTAGCACAATATTCTTTAACTTCAAGATCTTGAGTCTTTTTTAACAATTCACGAAAACTTGTTACCTGCTGATCTTCTTTTTCTAGATTAGCTTTATTAGCAGCTGCACGTTCATCACCAAGCTGGGCACCATAACAAAAAAATTTATATGCTTTATCATAATCTTTCTTTACACCTTTACCCAGTACATATAAGCTTCCTAGTTCGCAGCAAGCTGCTTTATAATTAAGCTGAATAGCTTTTTTTAAATACTCTTGAGCAATACCATAGTTACCTTGAGCCCTTTCAAGACAAGCATAAGCAAAACATGATTCTGGATGTGCCTGATCAGCTGCTTGTTTATACCATCTACGAGCATCTGCAAGATTATTAAGCGATTGAAAATAATAGCCTAAAAGATACTGAGATTTACAATGCCCTTTAACAGCCGCCTGAGTAAGCCAGTAAACAGCAGCATTACTATCAACTTGCACATGAGTACCGGTAAGATAATTATACCCTAGCAAATAACAAGCATACATATTACCTAATTGAGCAGCTTGAGTAGTATAACTTAACCCTGCTGCACTGTCTTGAGGCACTAAGAGGCCATTAAAATATAAATTACCCAGAAACGCTAAAGCCGGCGCATAACGGCCGTCAACGGCAATTTTTAAATAGGTAAGAGCTTCTTCTGGGTCGTAATAACAACTTGTTTTATCGGCGCAAACTAAACTAGCTAGGTAATGAGTAGCAAGCCACTGATCATCTTGTTGATCACCAGGAGATTTAAGTAAGTCAGGCCATTGAATATAAGCACTCTTAGCTACGAGCTCTGATTGATCAACTGCATATATACAAGCTGACGTTAGGTAAAAAACAAAAAAGAGGTATCTTTTTTTTAAAAGCATAGTAATTATTTTGCTGAAAATTGTTGTTTATAGAGTTCTTTAATTTCAGAAACAGCGGTTGCTTGTGTTACAGTTTTATCAACACTATAGCCCATAAAACGAGGAAAGCGCAATGCAAAACCAAGCTCAGTTTTAGTAGCTCCCGCTGTATGTAGTGGCGATTGAGTTATTTCATCAGCTCTTATTACTACCACCGTAGTTGGCTGCACCCATACATCCGGCACGAGCTCAGAAGCACATACTACATTGTGAGGTTGCTCAACTACTGCTTGAGCATCGCACAGCTTTTTAAGATCACGCCATTCTTGATCGGTAAGGCCAGTGCCAATTTTAGCTATAGTTTCAAAGCGGTCATGTTCAGCATTATATACTCCAACTAAAAAAGCTCCTACACCAAAATGGGCACGCTTACCACGACCAGTGTAATAGCCTAGTATCACTGCATCGATAGTATCACTAATATATCCTTGTTCATGACGCTTAAGTTTTATCCAGTTAAAATTACGCTTACCTGCTTGATAAGGAGCATTCGGCCGCTTTGCTACTAAGCCTTCAAGCCCTGCACTTACTGTTTGTTTAAAGTAAGAATCGAGCTCCGCAGCAGTAGTAACATGCTTTTCTTCTATAACATGAATAACCGGGCTTGAGCAGGTACTAAATAGTTGTCCAAGCAATGCTCGTCTTTCACTGTGCGGCTTAGAAAGGAGTATTTCACCATTATAATACAAAATATCAAATAAAAAGAGGTGTAGGGGTAAATTTTGTACTGCCTCTTCAATAGCATGCTTACGTTTACGCTTTACTGTTTCTTGAAAGGCAACATAGGTCTGATTTTCTTCATCATATACTATAGCTTCACCTTCAACTATAAGCGATTGTACTGCACATGTTTCTAAAGCTTTTGTTAAATCAGGAAACATAGGTGACATATCAAGTAAGTTTCTTGAAAAAAACCAGATATGCTGTTGCTTGTTTTCAAGATCACGATTATTAAGATGTATTTGCAACCTAAAACCATCTAATTTAGGCTGTGCTACACAAGGTCCAATTTTCTCTATAAGAGCTGTTGGACTTTCTGCTCGTTCAGCTGCAGCAGGTCGTATAGGAACACCAAGTGTAGGCTTAATAGCTTCAAGAGCATGAGCACCACCATGTTTAATTTGGTGTGCTAT includes the following:
- a CDS encoding sel1 repeat family protein, which codes for MLLKKRYLFFVFYLTSACIYAVDQSELVAKSAYIQWPDLLKSPGDQQDDQWLATHYLASLVCADKTSCYYDPEEALTYLKIAVDGRYAPALAFLGNLYFNGLLVPQDSAAGLSYTTQAAQLGNMYACYLLGYNYLTGTHVQVDSNAAVYWLTQAAVKGHCKSQYLLGYYFQSLNNLADARRWYKQAADQAHPESCFAYACLERAQGNYGIAQEYLKKAIQLNYKAACCELGSLYVLGKGVKKDYDKAYKFFCYGAQLGDERAAANKANLEKEDQQVTSFRELLKKTQDLEVKEYCASSLKLLGKNPESSTELFMLAESLLKNTKDKVNLTKAVECYEKILTEITAHNDPLALKEFYTHIEQISQHSFAARCYIVSLAVRGYYPRIPTFESLIDYFEDLYKQSIKQNRCLSKIGLFKHLELLVDKGSAQAAHLLAYVYMMANNYYTEDKVTLYVNKALELGSTDILSFIISLLDQGIHLSFYTKESIDRIEKLCLDGNNQATFIRAIWHVYGDPLEQDLASGLESLNQVVHEEPNNASAHYYLAYALRKSFENTQDEIARDLLSKKIINHLTVAAQLGFTAALFELGSLLRDGLSLKGKVIVTSNPKAAYVYLKQAADKGHRESLHLLGLMYYFGTGISKDYSQAVELFKKSYKAGFNEAINSLGLILLNKQHSALLAHKDMGKLFEYVKSIADDPTNEDCFTAASFVIEAYSEGCGVKKDTLQALQYAFTTLTPLAFTSVGTLKNGKLAFIISRLISDTHCNALSLEAKKLAYKLKDAYFSRYIAYLLNIVEDKNSPHYEEAVVGLTRVFFYGQGVAKDIKQSIRYAFLILRDEDKKQRLQQPLQDLFKGVLQGLVQELNFLSKYRYDIQANQLLSLLSHVISESCWSDILPSCLVS
- a CDS encoding ATP-dependent DNA ligase: MTFHELAEQFSRISLESSRLKIMHLLADVFAKVGPQEAQHITYLSLGTVRPAYQGNQFNFAEKNLIKTLASLVGSTPELYTRKVKESGDIGLAILAADWPYTDHSLSVEQVYHQLVHIESLSGTGVQEEKIHLLGQLLKKMDALSASYVVRIIMGTMRLGFSDMTVIDALSWMMVSSKALRPALEEAFNIRADLGFIAHQIKHGGAHALEAIKPTLGVPIRPAAAERAESPTALIEKIGPCVAQPKLDGFRLQIHLNNRDLENKQQHIWFFSRNLLDMSPMFPDLTKALETCAVQSLIVEGEAIVYDEENQTYVAFQETVKRKRKHAIEEAVQNLPLHLFLFDILYYNGEILLSKPHSERRALLGQLFSTCSSPVIHVIEEKHVTTAAELDSYFKQTVSAGLEGLVAKRPNAPYQAGKRNFNWIKLKRHEQGYISDTIDAVILGYYTGRGKRAHFGVGAFLVGVYNAEHDRFETIAKIGTGLTDQEWRDLKKLCDAQAVVEQPHNVVCASELVPDVWVQPTTVVVIRADEITQSPLHTAGATKTELGFALRFPRFMGYSVDKTVTQATAVSEIKELYKQQFSAK